The stretch of DNA TGTGGATTGATATttaaattatgtaattatgtaatctgTTGAGTGAAACGACTGTAGAACCTGGTACCACTAattctatattaaatttttttgtaatgaaattatattttttaagcAAACTGTATTATCTAATCTTTTGTCCTATTATTTAACTGCTACCTCGAGTCGGGTCGCTATTACTCTTAAAACTAGTTAAGTCATAGATCTAAAAGAAGGCTTAAGTTAGAGTATTTCAGATAATGAATCATCACAATACCCTGTATGAACTTGTAAACTAAAAAATCTAACAAGCCGCCAGCAAAGCAGCAAATACCGAAAGACCTATACACCGTAACACATTTCTTCATGCTCTCTGAAGCTTGCAAGTCGCAGTACCGCTTGTTCCCCCATACACGGGTCAATCCCTTGTCATTCGTCATACTCCGAAAGCTTCGCTCCTCAACATTCGTGGAAAAGAGGATTGGATCAACATTGACCGGCTAAAACCAACGTATCTCCTTCAAGACGTCCTGCCAACAGTACGACGCTCTAGGGCAGGTGGTAGCTATGAAATGTACGTGAAACAAGCAACATATATAAATagagaagaactctctctctctctctctctctctctctctctctctctctctctctctctctctctgtttcttcaaTGCAGCGTGCATAGTTACTGCCTTCAGACTCAATTTAGGCGTCAAAAGCcgttcaatgtagtactgtactcGCTAATGTCAGTTTTTATGCCAATGACAACCTTATTGTCAATAGCCGTTGAATGCACGTGCGCAATTGTTACCCTTGTGTGACTCTTTAGGAGCATATTAATACTAGTGTTGTTCATTGATGTTAGTTATTAGGGCGCTGGTCATTGATTCATACTTCCTTCAGATATGTCACATACTACCTACCTTATTTCTGTATATGACTAAAGTCTTCATTTACTTAGACCAATTACAGCCAGTGAGGTAAAATTCCTCTTTCGGGTAATCCTCTTAAACTAAACATGTTTAACAATGTTTTGCATGTACAGCTCTATCCAGACTTGCAAAGTTCTATGCAACTTTTTAAGTCAGGaagaaaattttacattaaaactgaaGAGGTCTGAGGTCTAAAGCTGACTAACTCAGGGCTATGCATCATGATCATAATCCGGGAATTATGAGTTTTCGGGAGACTATAGTATACAATTATCCTTTCAACCCTGGCTTATGTTATTAGAATTTTTGACCTAATATTAATAACCGATCTAATCGGGGTAACTGATGTTATTAACCCTCACAACTTTTCATACTGAAATTGAAAATTAGTGGTTTAATCATCTTCTTAATACCTATGGTAAACAGGTACCTGTCATAGACtaaattttaattcatataataCATAAAATCCGTATTAACTAACTTTCCTCTGAAATAGATAGCTGAAAAGGCCATAAAATTTGACTATTTCCATTCGTGCTTTGACgtctataatatatttttcttgagTAAGCTTGATTAGCGCTCTTCATGCAATTCCAAACACTAAAATAAAATTTAACAACGCAAGTCTTCAATTCGTTTTATATTATAGAAGATATGCTCTTCTCAAAAGTGAAATGTTTATAGAAGTaccattgccaaaaaaaaaaaaataaataaaaaaaaataaagagagagcgTCATGACTCTCAAAATATGAATTGGGCAATGCATACATTTAATGCAATATCCtacgacatatttttttttttttataaaacgtaTACGTAACCAAAATTAAGTAATGAggaaatcaaatttttattttatatcgaTGATGATAATTTCAGTTCTATGGATTATAATACGAGAATTTCCTTGACACTGCCACGTAGTTCTAaaccagtggttcttaaacttttttgccttgcgccccccttctgcattaagcatagatcccacggcccccccccccctccccacccttgaaatttttgccaaactagaaagtaccgtatgcatgtatgtgttgtttttataaacaatatgttgcgttttgtatgctaatatacttcgttgattatgtgagtatatggattaATGGTAGATTTTTATTTAATTGCTGTTGATTTTCTATGGGAATGCACTTTactatatttcaatgaaataaacattgttcataaaaaattggtaaaataaatattttatgatgaaaccaaattttatcttaatcttatttcaaactgttttagcattatacagattacagtcattacatggctagaaaatactagaaaaatacCGATTACTGCAAAAatgaacataatttttactcttaatacaatcattcatggatcatgaccacatcaaaaaaatGCTACACATCTTCCTTggtgattaatttatccatatttatgtagtattgtaaaacaaaagacatcataattactacatttctattttcattgttactattttaactacttgtaatattatagaaaaagtggattatagccagtggcctttttgacttagtgctactcatcagtgggatgggtgatactggctcttttgagcaattagtcggggaatatttggtggtgtttggctcaatgaACATCGGAGATCACTGGCCACATCAAGCTTATTTCTGTTCTTCGTTTTGATTCCAACTAATGCTGAGAACCCTGCTTCACAAAGGTAAGTAGACGAAAAGGGGACAATCACTTGTAGGATTCGCTGACTGATTTTCTGGTAAACTGAAAGATATTTCATCCAAAACTTTCTCATACCAAGAGAGGTAAAACCATCTTTTGCCACAGAATTAAACTTCAGTTCTAGGGAACTGCTCTTGTGAATCTTCTGGAACATCATTAACtgtagtaattaccagtacttgataatagttgaaatatattatgcaggacttGAAAGCCATCATTACTTCGTTTGACAGACTGAGCCAGACGACTGCAACCCTTTGTTATTATAAGAGCGGGTGAGGTGAGCAATAAGGTGGTACGAGAAAACATTTCTCTGACCACTGTCATCTAAGGGTTAGCCACacgtgtcactttgataacttttggcATTTATTAATTGAATTTTTGGCATGCTTcgagatgataattaaaaaaaaaaacatatggaagcagtgataatgtttttgactattttgcaaataatattacaaaaaaaaaaaatgccaccatctagcagccctgcttgcgcccccttggaagctcctggcgcaCCCCTAGGGGGGCGCACCCCCCAATTTATGAATCACTGTTCTAAACCATTAGTGAATTATCTTAAACTtgttgtgtttgtataaatatcaaCATTATCCTCTCATGGAAGTGAGTTTCATATCTGCAGTCGTCAAGAGAAAATTTCTTTATTTGATTTAGGAGATATACTATTAAACTTGGATTCTTCACGAGTTCTTTTGAATAGTTAGTAACTGAAAGTTACCTATAAGATCCTTCGAGAAAAgttaaaatttccattttctaGATTAGTATCTATGTAAGCAATAAATATTCAATTGTTTTCATATTAATGGAATTTTTATcacatattcataaaataaattttccacCATCACTCTAGGCCCAATGAGAGCTGTTTGAAAAATGACTGAAAAAATTAGAGGCAAGTTTGCCTCCTCTCCTTCGCCCACCTTACAAGTGAATGATATTCTAATTAGTGATCTAAATTTCACAAGAAATTATTTCTAGTATTTAATGTCAGTTAACCATTCTTTTGGGTTTCAAAGACTTTATGActccaaaatcacctgaaattgagTATTCattacaaggatatatatatatatatatatatatatatatatatatatatatatatatatatatatatatatatatatatatatacacatatatatatatatatatatatatatatatatatatatatatatatatatatatatatatatatatatatatgtatctatatatattcatatatatatatatatatatatatatatatatatatatattatcattaaacaTTATCGTCAACCCTAACCAGTCCACTGGGGGACAAAGGCCTGAGGCATGTTAttccactcgcatctgttcatggtctttctatgccagtccacatccgcaaactttcttagttcgtcaatccatcgtgttctctgttttctcctgcttcttttgcaatctccatggaccctttctgttattcttaatgtccatcttttatctctaactctcattatatgtcctgtccatgtccatttcttttttgtatatgttgttagcttgctctcgtatccattttgcttttttctgttattcccattatcattctttccatagctcttttagttataactagctaatgttctaaggctttagtaaggctcaaagtttctaatgctaagttgatactggtagaaccatcttatTAGGTacttttttcttttcagagaaagtggcatttcacttttcataatctcattttattcaacaaaagctctccatcccatgcttatccttcttttaatttcgctcTTATGGCCCTGGAAAACACTTACTTTCTGTCATATTGTTGCGATCTTAAAATtcttacaggttcttttaatatttaaactaaaattGTACAACAGCCAAATGAAATATGGGGAATGAATATAACAAGAAACTCacaaaaaaacacaacacgtttattcacaaacttataaagaaaatcaatgttacttctcCGGTTACTTTCAcagacaaatcaaatcaatcaaaacacgtATAGAAAAGAGGAACAGTCAGTAAGGAAGAAATACtttaggaatagttttctgcagctgatgagacgatactggtacggagacttcaggcttgagaacgttgaagaagggcggctgaagttcaaatgaaactggcacgatgactttGGATCAGGAAAGGGTGGCATcaaaagtcttctccaaaaatttgatgatagtgttgaactaaagccaggctgcaggcagtgttggctacttctcatcACAAGCAGTGAGGACTGGCTGATTCACTTTGTCTCTTCttttcagccataacaggattttggagatagacatttgttgtctgaagggaaggttggaaactggTTCTATCAAACTtttggtcttctctgcttcttatctcgtcaggacAGGGTTCTCATCTGCTTCGaatatagttcctctcttgtcttataacCTGTCCCATCTCCTCTGGACAATCTctacttgaagtttatatacccatctATGGGCGGagctaattacagtgggcagtcgTCATTTCCTTATAAGGTGTTTTTTGACAATTCTACTTCTCAATTGgcctcctcaaaaacgcccacttcgatcatgccatggaaCCTTCTAGAACAAATTTCTAATGCAACCTAGACCGCATATCATGTCGTAACAAGAGAgcagcacgtgtccacccatgatgacatatttcataaacaaggatatcaCTTAGGCTGGTTTTCTCAAAATATGATGTCTCCACTGATTAAGGCGATGACatcttggtaaaagaaaaaaaaaacagttccctTATCGTTGCAAGCAAGCGCTtgtcgaggctcggtttacttccaaaatgctggcGAAAGTGAAGTGATAACAAGTTTAACCAAACAACatggtagtcgaatctcgtctccctgcttacactttgggaatagatatttttatcctttaaaaacATATCGCCTtaatagtattgtatctacccatgacacctaTGTACGTATCATCTTTAACAAGTTCTAGAGGTACGTCCATTACCTTTATTTgctgtctttgcattttcattgaacattattggctttactcatatttattttcagtcctacattttttgcTTTAGCCATTCAAATCTCTTATAATCTTTTGTAACtcgtcccatgattcactaaatagaacttctGCATGTCAtgtgcaaatctcaagttgttaaggtattaacCAATtatgtcaattcctacatttttctaatctaaattattaaaaacctCTTCTAGCCACGCTATGAATAATTTACAAGGGATATGGTCTCTCTGTCTAATTCTGTCACTatcgttatacatatatatatatatatatatatatatatatatatatatatatatatatatatatatatgtatatatatatatatatatatatatatatgtatatatatacatatatatatatactgtgtatatatatatatatatatatatatatttatatatatatgtatatatatatacatatatatgatcatcattatctcctcttacgcctattgacgcaaagggcctcaaccatagagaattcattggctagatccatcaaaggatatccagttccttatgatgcgtagtgcctatctcaagcaagtgacccctgctagtctatactatatacgtatatatatatatatatatatatatatatatatatatatatatatatatatatatatatataaatatatatatatatatatatatatatatgtatgtatgtatgtatgtatgtatatatatatatatatatatatatatatatatatatatatatatatatatatatttatatatatatatatatatatatatatatatatatatatatatataaatgatacaatcCAGCAACTCTACAGGACGGCCTTTCTTGTAATCAGTTAAACTGCTTTTCAGATACTTGATGGTATGAGTGGGAAACACAACATCTGGACCTTTTATTCACGATGAGGAAAGTCCACAGGGAAGCATCCTTAGTACTACATAATTTGGGGTACCTGTTAAAAGCTTTGCATAGACAGTTATCTTTCAAGTATAGAGTTCTCTCTTTATCAACGACTTTGTTATCTACTGTTGCAGCTGTAATgctattgtggcgggatgttgcaacgacaacccccacacccttgatcacactaaacagacttTTGTcttctcaacacaaactttcccctgacgttatcataaactggactcttagacaaaaatgaCATAGAAAcacaacataaccttaaaactatatttcttaaaactaaaatactcatcacaaaaccatccacaaccaaaataataacacttaaaactaattataaacttcaaataaacaaaaaaacaaaaaaaaacgcctaacaaatcttaaaatttACGTGAACACCAACACAATATATGTGATTAttaatattatgggacaccaaccctgtcgccacacacaagccggactgtctttaacaACAAATTACCACAGCCCTGTGGGTAACCCACACACTGTTGGGctatttgccacaactgcctccctgattggggtcatcatcatcatcatcatcaatcgaaggtCCActcagtccaggtcatcaacgtttatctaaatctgagcagtcgaatcaagttccttaaacaatccaggtcatcaataattaatTCCACAGTCAAGGAAAAATCTCTTTAAAGGAGGAGTTACGGCtcaaaaaaataaatcaacacttccacgctggtcgaaataatataataatgataatagtccagcattcacacaactgcctctgggtgcagtcaaatcaaaataagcatttacccaagacatgcagcactgtcctaacctagctaaaacataaacaaacaatctcatttataccaacagtctttctcacaacaacaatcaatacactaactacctctcactcgctgacactctctctatctctctctctctctctctctctctctctctctctctctctctctctctctctctctctctggatttggcaaacaaaaaatagataaaaataaaaacaaaaattaatcctccacattcctccccccgttactttgccaaatccatcttagacaacacttacctaatttttttccataacccagtcacagtcgggaacaggacctctactctgagtaactgggtcttcatacactctctcattcacttcttccttatcacaatcattcgctacattaacactattcctatctaaatccttatcatctaatatatcatgtacaaagtcatctaccttgttctcatctggccctaaaattacactaatttctgtcaacagctcatccatttcatcaaaaacattctcaactttagcaaaagattcattcatgctacttatccttctcctatctctcattctcgcattcgtcatactttcttttacattatctaaagaaaaaccacacacacaataGGTATCATTcttactcagccatgattcatctgtattaacacatttatcttccatactcacctgtacatttacacctttgtcatgcatattcagattcctacctataccaaTAAATTTcctttgcactttctcctcacttaaaactttcaaacgcttctttttcctatattcaactaacactaatggtttactttctagccctaacttctcatgcaaactaggttcatacttactcatttccaaccaattattcatcccattctcacgaacattaatcctattcctacACACacaggactcacccagttgaatcctctgactacctagtttcccgaacgTCCTGGCTGGCTTAATCCCTTCTTCTTTCAAACTCTAGCTACatgtccatctacaccacattcagtacacctaGCAGCTGTtccctacacatcctcgcataatgcccattctgaccacaattgccgcatatcacattcgtacgattactcctacatccactcgttatatgcccagtcataccacacccataacacttaaccactttctctttcttacactcactaatacaatgccctgtctctccacacccaaaacatgctcctaatgcccatctacactcattctttttatgccccattttcccacacctataacacttctcttcacggatacaactacctgacctacctcactGCGCACTAGCACTCGTATCCTTATTgcaccaattaccctgcctaaagcCACCATTTGCTTgtacagttcctccgttacttgccctaacactcctatctattacctgatcagctatcctcattggccccCTCAAAACTCCATCCTTATGATTACCAAATTCTATTAcgctttcttccattccagttcttacacttacagatttactttctttcatgcacctatctaactcataatcctcaagtatctctagtatatcatcccatgtcaatctctcttgcatccacctcattttctccttccgtttcaatttaataaattcacacacattcgcAGGTACTGTCGCCaagaacttcctcattaactccttactctcatttataccttcatctccatacttcttcttTGCTAACGTTTCTAACTGACATACATAAATAGAAATAGTCTCACCCACATTCTTTCGagcctcatcaaaataatttttacgcctacacttaacactccctttcatacgttttacctgctcaattatcctacTTTTCACACTATCATATCcaacatcccccacactcattatcacaccatacaccGTCAACAAATAcctagtcaaatattctcctaactccctagtccaaactctcttactatccccatacttatcctgacaatacctctcatactccttgaaaaactcgtatacatccctactactatgctcattgaacctttcacactgaGGTACATCTCTCATAAACAtaatcttacacacatcacgttcattctcattgCTATCATCActactaccttccttcttgtttcctacttcctctctagaatataaagaatctaattccacactcatactcctatcctagattatactct from Palaemon carinicauda isolate YSFRI2023 chromosome 5, ASM3689809v2, whole genome shotgun sequence encodes:
- the LOC137640613 gene encoding uncharacterized protein, encoding MSVELDSLYSREEVGNKKEGSSDDSNENERDVCKIMFMRDVPQCERFNEHSSRDVYEFFKEYERYCQDKYGDSKRVWTRELGEYLTRYLLTVYGVIMSVGDVGYDSVKSRIIEQVKRMKGSVKCRRKNYFDEARKNVGETISIYVCQLETLAKKKYGDEGINESKELMRKFLATVPANVCEFIKLKRKEKMRWMQERLTWDDILEILEDYELDRCMKESKSVSVRTGMEESVIEFGNHKDGVLRGPMRIADQVIDRSVRASNGGTVQANGGFRQGNWCNKDTSASAQ